A stretch of DNA from Candidatus Poribacteria bacterium:
CTTATTTCCCAAGCTGGCATGCCTACGTGAGCGGGAAATCAGTCCCTGTTTATATAGCCTCTCCCTACCTCATGCTGTTATACGGACACGGGAACATTGAGATCAAATATGAAGAGCTACCCTACCAGAGATGGAGCAAATTACTTTCCCTCGTAGTATTAGTTGGTCTCATAATGTCAGGGACCATAATTTCTCATCCTCATAGTTAAAGGGTAGGTGAGAGAAATTTCCCAGTTTATCTCCATCATAATACCTGCCTATAACGAAGAAAGAAGGATAAAAAGGACGATCTACACCATCATCCAATACCTTAATCTCCATAAGATCCCCGCTGAGATCATCGTCGTCAACGATGGAAGTAATGACAATACAGCCCAGATCCTTAAACAACTCAGCAAAGAATATCAAAACCTCAAATGCATACACCTACCACAAAACAGGGGAAAAGGCTTCGCT
This window harbors:
- a CDS encoding glycosyltransferase: MREISQFISIIIPAYNEERRIKRTIYTIIQYLNLHKIPAEIIVVNDGSNDNTAQILKQLSKEYQNLKCIHLPQNRGKGFAIKEGVLASKGQFILFSDADLSTPIQEMDKLIPHLKDGYHIAIGSRRLPESNIKNP